In Fusarium oxysporum f. sp. lycopersici 4287 chromosome 11, whole genome shotgun sequence, the following are encoded in one genomic region:
- a CDS encoding shikimate kinase, whose product MPDKPCPTIILIGPEGAGKTTIGKVLSEKLNRELYSLDRHRKKLYAPFDYDDARANKLYEQEGVEDLLKYWKYFEYRAVVDILQNALKPGDRFYGKILDFGAGHSIFENKEELDRVAELISPYKGVFLILPCEDTDEALRIMEERRGHELSYNRHFLNHPSNQILAKAAVYTDDKSPERSADEILEYLDV is encoded by the coding sequence ATGCCAGACAAACCTTGCCCAACAATTATTCTAATCGGCCCCGAAGGCGCTGGGAAAACAACCATTGGAAAAGTCCTTTCAGAAAAACTCAACAGAGAACTATACAGCCTTGATCGACACCGCAAAAAGCTCTACGCACCATTCGACTACGACGATGCCCGTGCAAACAAGCTTTACGAACAAGAGGGCGTGGAGGATCTGTTGAAGTACTGGAAGTACTTTGAATACAGAGCCGTCGTGGACATCTTGCAAAATGCCCTGAAGCCCGGGGATAGGTTTTACGGCAAGATTCTCGATTTCGGGGCGGGCCATTCTATTTTTGAGAACAAGGAGGAACTCGATCGTGTTGCGGAACTTATTTCCCCTTATAAAGGAGTCTTTCTTATACTTCCTTGTGAGGACACCGATGAAGCACTTCGGATCATGGAGGAACGCAGAGGTCATGAGTTGAGCTACAACCGCCACTTTTTAAACCACCCGAGCAACCAAATACTGGCAAAGGCTGCTGTTTACACGGACGATAAAAGTCCCGAGAGGAGCGCCGATGAGATATTGGAATATTTGGACGTTTAA